From the Musa acuminata AAA Group cultivar baxijiao chromosome BXJ3-7, Cavendish_Baxijiao_AAA, whole genome shotgun sequence genome, one window contains:
- the LOC103991428 gene encoding probable trehalose-phosphate phosphatase 6 — translation MTRQNMVMQEQPTLAIVSAAAITESSSPFFRPPLRATDASAAASYARLRKLLSRTDLGGGGGGGAGRASSWIESMKALPPSQLSSAAACTAPVLASHCDDYDGWVKRHPSALRNFDELMAASKGKQIVMFLDYDGTLSPIVEDPDRAYMSDEMREAVRDAASLFPTAIVSGRCREKVSSFVKLSELYYAGSHGMDIKGPNDGPKHTKAKAKAILFQPASEFLPMIDEVYKSLVDSTKSIPGSRVENNKFCLSVHFRCVDAKKWSLLDERVKTVIKDYPKLRLTKGRKVLEIRPTIKWDKGKALEFLLESLGFDDCNDVLPLYIGDDRTDEDAFKVLRDRGQGYGILVSKIAKETSASFSLREPAEVLEFLCRLVEWKQFHADGK, via the exons ATGACGAGGCAGAACATGGTCATGCAGGAGCAGCCGACGCTCGCGATCGTTTCCGCAGCAGCGATCACCGAATCTTCATCTCCCTTCTTCCGTCCGCCGCTTCGTGCCACCGATGCCTCTGCCGCTGCCAGTTATGCCAGACTCAGGAAGCTGTTGAGCCGGACCGAcctcggcggcggcggtggtggtggggcTGGGAGGGCCAGTTCTTGGATTGAGTCGATGAAGGCCTTGCCTCCTAGTCAGCTCTCGTCGGCAGCGGCCTGCACTGCCCCCGTGTTGGCTTCCCACTGCGACGACTATGACGGCTGGGTG AAACGGCACCCATCGGCATTGCGCAACTTTGACGAGCTCATGGCCGCATCGAAGGGGAAGCAGATCGTGATGTTCCTGGACTACGATGGCACTCTGTCGCCGATCGTCGAGGACCCCGACCGCGCCTACATGTCCGATGAG ATGAGGGAGGCAGTGAGAGACGCAGCAAGTCTTTTTCCCACTGCTATTGTGAGTGGGAGGTGCAGGGAGAAG GTCTCGAGCTTCGTGAAGCTATCGGAGTTGTACTACGCTGGGAGTCACGGCATGGACATAAAAGGTCCCAACGACGGCCCCAAGCACACAAAAGCCAAG GCAAAAGCTATTCTCTTTCAGCCAGCCAGCGAATTCCTTCCCATGATAGATGAG GTCTACAAGTCTTTGGTAGACTCAACAAAGAGCATCCCAGGATCGAGGGTGGAGAACAACAAATTCTGTCTATCAGTTCACTTCAGGTGTGTTGATGCAAAG AAATGGAGTTTATTAGATGAGAGAGTCAAGACGGTGATCAAGGATTACCCCAAACTCCGGCTTACCAAAGGAAGAAAG GTTTTGGAGATCCGCCCGACCATTAAATGGGACAAAGGGAAGGCACTCGAGTTTTTGTTGGAATCTCTCG GGTTTGACGACTGCAACGACGTATTGCCGCTGTACATAGGAGATGATCGTACTGATGAAGATGCTTTCAAG GTTCTGCGTGATCGAGGACAAGGGTACGGCATCCTTGTTTCGAAGATTGCAAAGGAAACAAGTGCCTCTTTCTCTCTCAGAGAACCAGCTGAG GTTCTGGAGTTTCTGTGCCGCCTGGTGGAGTGGAAGCAATTCCATGCAGATGGTAAATGA
- the LOC103991422 gene encoding heavy metal-associated isoprenylated plant protein 23-like, giving the protein MEETLDYLSGFLCTGHKVKKKQFQTVELKVRMDCDGCELKVKKALSSINGVQSVDVDRKQQKATVTGYVEPNQVLRKAKATGNKAELWPYLPYSLVTHPYTAGIYDKKAPSGHVRNVECVAVVSDHGRKQEDQLADMFSEDNPNSCSIM; this is encoded by the exons ATGGAAGAAACCCTAGACTACCTATCTGGCTTCCTGTGCACCGGCCACAAGGTCAAGAAGAAGCAGTTTCAGACCGTGGAGCTGAAGGTCAGAATGGACTGCGACGGCTGTGAGCTTAAAGTCAAGAAAGCCCTTTCTTCAATCAACG GGGTTCAATCGGTTGACGTCGACAGGAAGCAGCAGAAGGCCACCGTCACCGGCTACGTGGAGCCAAACCAGGTCTTAAGGAAGGCCAAGGCCACAGGGAACAAGGCCGAGCTCTGGCCTTACCTTCCTTACAGCTTGGTGACACACCCTTACACCGCAGGCATCTACGACAAGAAGGCTCCGTCAGGTCACGTTAGGAATGTGGAGTGTGTTGCCGTGGTCTCCGACCATGGCCGCAAGCAAGAAGACCAGCTCGCCGATATGTTCAGCGAGGATAACCCCAACTCCTGCTCTATCATGTGA
- the LOC103991423 gene encoding sulfate transporter 1.3 isoform X2 yields MMVHSVSDGVGDIHLKTDNLSSTDGQTENYKSVYKVGLPPRRNFIREFADAVKETLFADDPLRPYKDQPKSRKLLLGLQFLFPVLEWGRYYNLSKFKGDVIAGLTIASLCIPQDIGYAKLANMDPKYGLYSSFVPPLIYAVMGSSRDIAIGPVAVVSLLLGTLLQNEVDPLNDKEEYRRLAFTATFFAGVTQATLGFLRLGFLIEFLSHAAIVGFMGGAAITIALQQLKGFLGIKNFTKNTDIISVMKSVWGSVHHGGKKRKSLFWVPAIAPLISVVLSTLLVDLTRADKYGVQIVKKIDRGINPSSVGQIHFSGSYALKGFRIGVVAAMIALTEAIAIGRTFAAMKDYQLDGNKEMVALGTMNIVGSMTSCYVATGSFSRSAVNFMAGCKTSVSNMVMSLVVMLTLLLITPLFKYTPNAILSSIIISAVISLIDYEAAYLIWKVDKFDFIACMGAFFGVVFVSVEIGLLVAVSISLAKILLQVTRPRTALLGNLPGTTIYRNMEQYPEATKVPGILIVRVDSAIYFTNSNYVKERILRWLRDEEEQLKENDLPQIDFLIVEMSPVTDIDTSGVHAFEELYRSLRKHEVQLVLANPGPVVIEKLYSAKFPELLGHDKVFLTVAEAVMTCTPKAREDV; encoded by the exons ATGATGGTGCACTCTGTTTCTGATGGAGTTGGAGACATTCATCTCAAGACTGACAACCTTTCTTCCACTGACGGTCAGACAGAAAATTACAAATCTGTTTACAAGGTTGGATTGCCCCCTCGGAGGAACTTCATCAGAGAGTTTGCCGATGCTGTGAAGGAAACACTATTTGCAGATGATCCTTTACGCCCTTacaaagatcaacccaagtcaagAAAGCTGCTACTAGGCCTTCAGTTCCTGTTTCCAGTCCTTGAGTGGGGCAGATACTACAATCTTAGTAAGTTTAAAGGAGATGTTATTGCTGGATTGACAATTGCTAGTCTCTGTATCCCTCAG GATATTGGGTATGCTAAGCTTGCTAACATGGATCCAAAATATGGCCTCT ACTCCAGTTTTGTTCCACCTCTAATATATGCAGTAATGGGTAGCTCTAGGGATATTGCCATTGGACCAGTAGCAGTTGTTTCTCTGTTGCTTGGGACCCTACTTCAGAATGAAGTAGATCCTTTGAACGATAAGGAAGAGTACCGGCGGCTTGCATTCACAGCTACTTTCTTTGCGGGTGTCACCCAAGCAACTCTGGGCTTCCTGAG ATTAGGCTTTCTCATCGAATTTCTTTCTCATGCTGCCATTGTGGGGTTTATGGGTGGGGCTGCCATTACCATTGCTCTTCAGCAGCTGAAAGGATTTCTTGGAATTAAGAATTTTACCAAGAACACAGATATCATTTCTGTAATGAAATCTGTTTGGGGTTCAGTTCACCATGGG ggaaagaaaaggaagagTCTCTTCTGGGTACCTGCAATTGCTCCTTTGATATCTGTTGTCTTATCCACGCTCTTAGTAGATTTAACCCGGGCTGATAAATATGGTGTCCAGATT GTGAAAAAAATAGATAGAGGAATCAACCCATCATCTGTTGGTCAGATTCACTTCAGTGGTTCCTATGCTCTCAAAGGATTCAGAATTGGAGTGGTTGCTGCAATGATAGCTCTCACG GAAGCAATAGCCATTGGAAGAACATTTGCCGCCATGAAGGACTATCAACTGGATGGAAACAAGGAAATGGTTGCTTTAGGAACCATGAACATAGTTGGTTCGATGACATCGTGCTACGTAGCAACAG GCTCTTTTTCTCGGTCAGCTGTCAATTTCATGGCTGGCTGTAAAACCAGTGTGTCCAATATGGTTATGTCACTAGTAGTGATGCTTACCTTGCTACTGATCACACCCCTCTTCAAGTACACTCCAAATGCGATACTTTCTTCCATTATTATTTCGGCAGTGATCAGTCTCATAGATTATGAAGCGGCATATCTTATCTGGAAGGTTGACAAATTTGACTTCATTGCATGCATGGGGGCATTCTTTGGTGTTGTCTTTGTCTCTGTTGAAATTGGCCTCTTGGTTGCC GTCTCCATATCACTTGCAAAGATCCTTCTGCAAGTAACAAGGCCAAGAACAGCTTTACTTGGGAATCTTCCTGGAACAACGATATACAGGAACATGGAACAGTACCCAGAGGCAACCAAGGTCCCAGGAATTCTGATAGTGAGAGTTGATTCTGCAATCTACTTCACAAACTCTAACTATGTCAAAGAAAG GATCCTAAGATGGTTAAGAGATGAAGAAGAGCAACTAAAAGAGAACGATCTACCTCAAATAGATTTCTTGATAGTTGAGATGTCAC CTGTGACAGATATTGACACAAGCGGTGTTCAtgcattcgaagaactttatagGAGTCTCCGAAAGCATGAAGTCCAG ctagTTCTTGCGAACCCTGGCCCAGTGGTGATTGAGAAGCTCTACTCGGCAAAGTTCCCAGAGCTCTTAGGTCACGACAAGGTATTCCTCACAGTTGCAGAGGCAGTGATGACCTGCACTCCCAAGGCAAGAGAAGATGTGTGA
- the LOC103991423 gene encoding sulfate transporter 1.3 isoform X1: MMVHSVSDGVGDIHLKTDNLSSTDGQTENYKSVYKVGLPPRRNFIREFADAVKETLFADDPLRPYKDQPKSRKLLLGLQFLFPVLEWGRYYNLSKFKGDVIAGLTIASLCIPQDIGYAKLANMDPKYGLYSSFVPPLIYAVMGSSRDIAIGPVAVVSLLLGTLLQNEVDPLNDKEEYRRLAFTATFFAGVTQATLGFLRLGFLIEFLSHAAIVGFMGGAAITIALQQLKGFLGIKNFTKNTDIISVMKSVWGSVHHGWNWQTILIGTIFLAFLLFAKYIGKKRKSLFWVPAIAPLISVVLSTLLVDLTRADKYGVQIVKKIDRGINPSSVGQIHFSGSYALKGFRIGVVAAMIALTEAIAIGRTFAAMKDYQLDGNKEMVALGTMNIVGSMTSCYVATGSFSRSAVNFMAGCKTSVSNMVMSLVVMLTLLLITPLFKYTPNAILSSIIISAVISLIDYEAAYLIWKVDKFDFIACMGAFFGVVFVSVEIGLLVAVSISLAKILLQVTRPRTALLGNLPGTTIYRNMEQYPEATKVPGILIVRVDSAIYFTNSNYVKERILRWLRDEEEQLKENDLPQIDFLIVEMSPVTDIDTSGVHAFEELYRSLRKHEVQLVLANPGPVVIEKLYSAKFPELLGHDKVFLTVAEAVMTCTPKAREDV; the protein is encoded by the exons ATGATGGTGCACTCTGTTTCTGATGGAGTTGGAGACATTCATCTCAAGACTGACAACCTTTCTTCCACTGACGGTCAGACAGAAAATTACAAATCTGTTTACAAGGTTGGATTGCCCCCTCGGAGGAACTTCATCAGAGAGTTTGCCGATGCTGTGAAGGAAACACTATTTGCAGATGATCCTTTACGCCCTTacaaagatcaacccaagtcaagAAAGCTGCTACTAGGCCTTCAGTTCCTGTTTCCAGTCCTTGAGTGGGGCAGATACTACAATCTTAGTAAGTTTAAAGGAGATGTTATTGCTGGATTGACAATTGCTAGTCTCTGTATCCCTCAG GATATTGGGTATGCTAAGCTTGCTAACATGGATCCAAAATATGGCCTCT ACTCCAGTTTTGTTCCACCTCTAATATATGCAGTAATGGGTAGCTCTAGGGATATTGCCATTGGACCAGTAGCAGTTGTTTCTCTGTTGCTTGGGACCCTACTTCAGAATGAAGTAGATCCTTTGAACGATAAGGAAGAGTACCGGCGGCTTGCATTCACAGCTACTTTCTTTGCGGGTGTCACCCAAGCAACTCTGGGCTTCCTGAG ATTAGGCTTTCTCATCGAATTTCTTTCTCATGCTGCCATTGTGGGGTTTATGGGTGGGGCTGCCATTACCATTGCTCTTCAGCAGCTGAAAGGATTTCTTGGAATTAAGAATTTTACCAAGAACACAGATATCATTTCTGTAATGAAATCTGTTTGGGGTTCAGTTCACCATGGG TGGAATTGGCAGACCATATTGATAGGGACAATCTTTTTGGCATTCCTTCTATTTGCTAAGTACATT ggaaagaaaaggaagagTCTCTTCTGGGTACCTGCAATTGCTCCTTTGATATCTGTTGTCTTATCCACGCTCTTAGTAGATTTAACCCGGGCTGATAAATATGGTGTCCAGATT GTGAAAAAAATAGATAGAGGAATCAACCCATCATCTGTTGGTCAGATTCACTTCAGTGGTTCCTATGCTCTCAAAGGATTCAGAATTGGAGTGGTTGCTGCAATGATAGCTCTCACG GAAGCAATAGCCATTGGAAGAACATTTGCCGCCATGAAGGACTATCAACTGGATGGAAACAAGGAAATGGTTGCTTTAGGAACCATGAACATAGTTGGTTCGATGACATCGTGCTACGTAGCAACAG GCTCTTTTTCTCGGTCAGCTGTCAATTTCATGGCTGGCTGTAAAACCAGTGTGTCCAATATGGTTATGTCACTAGTAGTGATGCTTACCTTGCTACTGATCACACCCCTCTTCAAGTACACTCCAAATGCGATACTTTCTTCCATTATTATTTCGGCAGTGATCAGTCTCATAGATTATGAAGCGGCATATCTTATCTGGAAGGTTGACAAATTTGACTTCATTGCATGCATGGGGGCATTCTTTGGTGTTGTCTTTGTCTCTGTTGAAATTGGCCTCTTGGTTGCC GTCTCCATATCACTTGCAAAGATCCTTCTGCAAGTAACAAGGCCAAGAACAGCTTTACTTGGGAATCTTCCTGGAACAACGATATACAGGAACATGGAACAGTACCCAGAGGCAACCAAGGTCCCAGGAATTCTGATAGTGAGAGTTGATTCTGCAATCTACTTCACAAACTCTAACTATGTCAAAGAAAG GATCCTAAGATGGTTAAGAGATGAAGAAGAGCAACTAAAAGAGAACGATCTACCTCAAATAGATTTCTTGATAGTTGAGATGTCAC CTGTGACAGATATTGACACAAGCGGTGTTCAtgcattcgaagaactttatagGAGTCTCCGAAAGCATGAAGTCCAG ctagTTCTTGCGAACCCTGGCCCAGTGGTGATTGAGAAGCTCTACTCGGCAAAGTTCCCAGAGCTCTTAGGTCACGACAAGGTATTCCTCACAGTTGCAGAGGCAGTGATGACCTGCACTCCCAAGGCAAGAGAAGATGTGTGA